A DNA window from Massilia putida contains the following coding sequences:
- a CDS encoding CBU_0592 family membrane protein: MTSLSLTDATGLVGVAAYVAAHFAVQLLHASPTGRLAVALNVIGPACILVSLLGAFNLASFLTQVFWLGLTVAGWWRRRRATQVTRVEGRIAFNHD; encoded by the coding sequence ATGACTTCCCTGAGCCTTACCGACGCCACCGGACTCGTTGGCGTTGCCGCCTACGTCGCCGCCCATTTCGCCGTGCAACTGCTGCACGCTTCGCCCACCGGCCGGCTGGCCGTCGCCCTCAACGTGATCGGGCCGGCCTGCATCCTCGTCTCGCTGCTGGGGGCCTTCAACCTGGCGTCGTTCCTGACCCAGGTGTTCTGGCTGGGACTGACGGTGGCGGGCTGGTGGCGCCGCCGGCGCGCGACGCAGGTGACGCGCGTGGAAGGACGGATCGCGTTCAATCACGACTGA